From one Phocaeicola salanitronis DSM 18170 genomic stretch:
- a CDS encoding Gfo/Idh/MocA family oxidoreductase codes for MKKVITYGTYDLLHQGHINLLKRAKALGDYLIVGVTNDSFDRDRGKLNVRNNVLERVEAVKATGLADRIIIEDYIGQKIDDIQKYNIDIFAIGSDWEGKFDYLNEFCKVVYLPRTEGISSTQLRAESQETVRVGIVGTGRIAQRFVTEADFVNGVEVTAAFDLDFGKAANFVVQKNIPDVYRTYEKLLDDVDAVYIASPHLTHYAYAKQALLAHKHVLCETPMVLNGDKARELFKLAESQEVVLMEANKTAHCPAFNHLIVMIKSGVIGEVVDIEASLSKLLADKSLREFDPNQAGGSMYELGSYPLLPIIKLLGIDYDNLNYYSRMKGGIDMYTKGVMRYPKAVCSFKVGLGVKTEGNLVISGTKGYAYVPAPWWKTDYFELRYEDQNENKKFFYKWDSAGLRYEIQEFISCIYNHRFSTARLRRKESIAMADIMQQFTERKNFMEI; via the coding sequence ATGAAAAAAGTAATCACATACGGTACATACGATTTGCTTCATCAAGGGCATATCAATCTTTTAAAGCGTGCCAAGGCTTTGGGGGATTATCTGATAGTAGGTGTAACCAATGACAGTTTCGACCGGGATCGTGGCAAGCTGAATGTAAGGAATAATGTGTTAGAACGTGTAGAGGCAGTAAAAGCTACAGGATTGGCTGACCGGATTATCATTGAGGACTATATCGGACAAAAGATTGACGATATACAGAAATACAACATTGACATTTTTGCTATAGGATCGGACTGGGAAGGTAAATTCGATTACCTGAATGAGTTTTGCAAAGTCGTTTACTTGCCTCGAACGGAAGGCATTTCGTCTACACAATTACGGGCAGAATCGCAAGAAACGGTACGTGTGGGAATTGTAGGAACGGGACGAATTGCCCAACGCTTTGTAACGGAAGCCGATTTTGTAAACGGGGTGGAAGTAACGGCAGCATTTGACTTAGATTTTGGCAAGGCAGCCAACTTTGTGGTGCAGAAGAACATACCCGATGTGTACCGCACATATGAAAAGCTATTGGATGACGTGGATGCCGTATACATAGCCTCTCCTCACCTGACGCATTATGCCTACGCAAAACAAGCTTTACTGGCTCATAAGCATGTGCTTTGCGAAACTCCTATGGTGCTTAATGGAGATAAAGCACGTGAATTGTTCAAATTGGCAGAAAGTCAGGAAGTCGTATTGATGGAAGCAAATAAGACTGCCCATTGTCCGGCGTTCAATCACTTGATTGTCATGATAAAGAGCGGAGTGATTGGTGAGGTGGTGGATATAGAAGCTTCTCTATCCAAGCTGCTTGCGGACAAGTCCTTGCGTGAGTTTGACCCGAATCAAGCCGGTGGTTCAATGTATGAATTGGGGTCTTATCCCTTGCTGCCCATCATCAAGCTGTTAGGTATAGATTATGATAATCTGAATTACTATTCGAGAATGAAAGGCGGCATAGACATGTACACAAAAGGGGTGATGCGTTATCCCAAGGCTGTGTGTTCCTTTAAAGTCGGATTGGGAGTAAAAACCGAAGGAAATTTGGTCATCAGCGGGACGAAAGGTTATGCTTATGTACCTGCCCCATGGTGGAAAACGGATTACTTTGAATTGCGCTATGAAGACCAAAACGAAAACAAAAAGTTCTTTTACAAATGGGATAGCGCAGGTCTGCGCTACGAAATTCAAGAATTTATTTCCTGCATTTACAATCACCGGTTCAGCACGGCAAGACTACGGAGAAAAGAAAGCATCGCCATGGCAGATATCATGCAGCAATTTACGGAACGGAAAAACTTTATGGAAATATGA